Proteins encoded together in one Campylobacter concisus window:
- the murC gene encoding UDP-N-acetylmuramate--L-alanine ligase codes for MKKVHFIGIGGIGISAIARFLHEKGHKISGSDIKESKTTLELKDEGIEVITPHCKEAIKDQDFVVYSAAIKEDNIELVEARRKGIKCFSRKEILPYVLEDKCVFAVAGAHGKSTTSAMLASLIEGSVIIGAISKQFGSNMRYAKSDNVVFEADESDSSFLNSNPYLAIVTNAEPEHMEHYDYDLAKFYAAYKGFLERAKVRVINAEDEFLSTLKLDAIRLYPSTDITELTMVVRDYQPYTSFNLKNLGKFEAFGMGEHIAIDASLAILAAMHETPLKDIRENLLNFKGIKKRFDILSANKNFVLIDDYAHHPTEIKATLKSVFEYAKILGIKSVTAIFQPHRYTRLSTNLPGFKECFKGVDELVILPVYAAGENPIEVDMKSEFSEYNPIFTDKVERVEEGIEFTDEFGVKNRLSDGIVVGFGAGDISVQLRGGY; via the coding sequence ATCAAAAAAGTCCATTTCATAGGCATCGGTGGTATCGGCATCTCAGCCATCGCTAGATTTTTACACGAAAAAGGCCACAAGATAAGCGGCAGCGACATCAAAGAGAGTAAGACGACGCTAGAGCTAAAAGATGAAGGCATCGAAGTCATCACGCCGCACTGCAAAGAGGCGATAAAAGACCAAGACTTTGTGGTCTACTCGGCCGCGATAAAAGAGGATAACATCGAGCTAGTGGAGGCCAGGAGAAAGGGCATAAAGTGCTTTTCTAGAAAAGAAATTTTGCCTTATGTGCTTGAGGATAAGTGCGTCTTTGCAGTAGCTGGCGCGCACGGTAAGAGCACGACTTCAGCGATGCTAGCAAGCCTAATCGAGGGCTCAGTGATCATTGGCGCCATATCAAAGCAGTTTGGTTCAAATATGCGCTACGCCAAAAGCGATAACGTCGTATTTGAGGCTGATGAGAGCGATTCGAGCTTTCTAAACTCAAACCCATATCTAGCCATCGTCACAAACGCAGAGCCAGAGCACATGGAGCACTACGATTATGATCTAGCTAAATTTTACGCAGCCTACAAGGGTTTTTTGGAGCGTGCGAAAGTTAGGGTGATAAATGCTGAGGATGAGTTTTTAAGCACGCTTAAGCTTGATGCGATCAGGCTTTACCCAAGCACCGACATCACGGAGCTTACAATGGTTGTAAGAGACTATCAGCCATACACCAGCTTTAATCTTAAAAATTTAGGCAAATTTGAAGCCTTTGGCATGGGTGAGCACATCGCCATAGACGCATCTTTAGCCATCCTTGCTGCGATGCATGAGACACCGCTTAAAGACATAAGAGAAAATTTATTAAATTTTAAAGGTATCAAAAAGCGTTTTGACATACTTAGTGCAAACAAAAATTTCGTCCTAATCGACGACTACGCGCACCATCCAACCGAGATAAAAGCAACGCTAAAATCAGTCTTTGAATACGCCAAAATTTTAGGTATTAAGAGCGTCACAGCGATATTTCAGCCACACCGCTACACAAGACTTAGCACAAATTTACCTGGCTTTAAAGAGTGCTTTAAAGGCGTTGATGAGCTTGTCATTTTGCCAGTTTATGCAGCTGGAGAAAATCCGATTGAAGTTGATATGAAGAGTGAGTTTAGCGAGTATAACCCGATCTTTACAGACAAGGTCGAGAGGGTTGAAGAGGGCATAGAATTTACAGATGAATTTGGCGTGAAAAACCGCCTAAGTGATGGCATCGTAGTTGGCTTTGGAGCGGGCGATATCAGCGTGCAGCTAAGGGGCGGATATTAA